DNA from Cheilinus undulatus linkage group 20, ASM1832078v1, whole genome shotgun sequence:
TCAGGATCCTTGTGTCTCCTAGCTCTATATGTTCAGAGCTGTCAGCCTGATTTGTTATTAAACTCTCAAGTTTTGAAATCTCAAGCTCTAGTGACTGGACAATGTGCAGCCATAAGAGGAGAGCAAGAGCAACTTTCACCATGACTGGTCGTGATAAGGGACAGGAGCCCTTAGTCACTGAAATGGCTTTCTGCGTGAGGgaatgtgtgttttatgtgcaGTGTCAGGGCCCACTTCAGCTGGCAGAGCCTCTGTACGCTCCAGACCTCGAGGCAGAGCCGAGCAGCGAGACTGAGCCGGCGAGGATCCGATGCTCTTCTCCAGATCATTACACCACCcccagacacacagagacacttTAAATCAACTCCTCCTTCTCCTCGTCTCTTCCCTTCTTTCATCTCACTGGACCGAGAACACATCACCGTCTCTTTTCTCActtcctccctctttctctcacacacaaaaaaaaaacaccatttctCTCTCAGCTTCACATACACTGCCCACTGACCTCGCATTTTTCACAGCAGAGTATCCACTTCTCTCTCTCAAACCAGGACTAATTACCCAGCTTTCATTGTTCCTCCTCCCCCAGCAATTATttacagaagcagcagcagctcccaCACTGCATTTCAGATAAGTATCTACATGTAGGCACTTTTGGGGGCCCATGTCAGCTGCACAGCAGGAATGCAGCCGGGCCATCCATTAGCAGCTGGCTACTGTGGAGGGAGGGATGGTGTGTGCAAAGCCCCGTGTTTGAAGCGGGGTAAAATCAAAATGTCAGCATCATTGTGACACCGGCAGAAGCTGAGTGAGTTCATTAAAACAGCTGACAGAGGAGCTGCCTATGACTGTGTCACAGTAGATAAGCTTTAAGGTCAGCTTCGACGAGACTCACAACACACtggatggaaaaattaaacacatgCTAGCATAAAAATGGAAGAACAGATAAGACATTATTGGAAAATGGCTATTAGGGGAGAGACTGAATGATAACATCTTTTAAATAAAGCTGTTATTATGCtgtaaaaaacatgtttaaataataCTGTCATGTGCCaacttttgcatgttttttctgattttgaataaaatctACAAAGAAATACTTTCACATTTGTCCCTGTTTTAATCAGTTGTGTGGTTGAAGAGTAAAGAAGGCCCTGGAATATTGTTTACATCTATATTAGGTCGCTTGACTCTTATATTTGGGGCTGGTCTCAATATCCTTTGGATTGTAGAAACACAATATCATACTTATTGATAATACAACAAATCTATTGGAATTTTACTCATTTCAAGAGCCTAGGACCAATCTAAGAAGAAATTAATAGGCCTActttactagggatgcaccagaCTCTGTATCTGTGGATATCAAACTTCCTGACAATATTTATAGATGAaaaatgagctgtaaatatcagtccttACTGGCTGTAactatcagcatatatcagctgtatgtattggcttatatcagctgggAATGTTAGCCTGTATGTGCCTAACTATCGACCCATATTTGCTGtattatcagcctatatcaacaGTAAATACTGGTCTGTATCAACTGTGTATACCAGCCTTTATATGCTGTAAGTATTGGCCCATATAGGCTGAAAGTATTGGCCTGTATCACCTGTGTTTATCAGCCTATAATGGCTGTAGGACTCAGCCTATATTGTCCTATATTAGCTGTATCAGCTTAAattggctgtgaatattggcctatattggcctataacagttgtgtttatcagcctatattggctctAGGTATTGTTCTATATCGGCTGtattatcagcctatattggctgtaggTATCGCCTATATTGGCCTATGTTAGCTGTATTATcagcctgtattggctgtagttattggcctatatcagatttagatatcggcctatatcagctgtaagtatcagcctatattggctgtaagtaaaggtctatttcagctgtagaTTTTGGCCATATATATGAATAAGTTAGTTGAGGACCAACagtcagctttaaatattttcttgatTCTTCAAGGAAAATTCCTGTTGATATTTAAAACCAAcatatcagcagatattggtacataattgcattttaaaattgacacacaagaaaattaaaatatccttCAAGGTATGTCAGAGTTCATTTGCTTGATGGTAACACATAATGGAAGTTGCTTTAGAGGAGTGaacagtagtagtagtattactTTATGCTAATTTCAACTTTTGATAGTCATTTTACTTGATAAtactaaattaaaaagaatgTTTAATTGATCATTAACTTAAATAAAGGTTCATTAAAGGTTCAGTAAATGGCAGTTTCTTAAGTTAGgagaagtttgttttttagcaactCAGTTCTGCCACTGCACATTActgcttttttatcattttgttatttaatgGTGGGAAGCAAACCACTTTTACACATGCAGTTTGATTAagtctttgatattttttagaaataatgAAAGAACATTAGAATAACAATGCCCATACCTCCCTTTGTCATATAGGGTAAGCATTAAGTGTGTAGAGTTTTAGGCAGAACCTTGTCTGTATCAGTACTGATAACAGTAACAGCAGAAATTAGTTTGGAAATGTAAGCATATTGAAGAGCTGCAAAACTGCAGAGTTGCATTCCTATATATTTAATGCAAGTATTTATACCAgtgtaaaaaatgagaaaaaaaagaaagaaatgtacTTTGACAGGTGTATTAATAATATTTTCTCTACATTTGATCATTTGATTGAAAGTCAGTCTGTTCTTACAAATATGAGGAAAAGATATGCAAGTAAATCTGATCACAACAAATAAGAGGGACATCTATCCTTTATTGGCACTGCTAGTCTGCTATTTAACTAAGATCTCCGAGTTGCAATGTAAAATACAACCatgtattttgcttttttggctACATAAATTTGGCCCTAAAACCCTAGAATTACTTCTGTTCCCTTCATGTTTTCCTCCTTCGGGGCATCCAAAGATGATGAAATGGCTCAGTGTTATCAAGTTCTGTTGATAGTACTGAATCATTGTTTCATAATCCATATATTCAAATTCATATCAAACAATTATTAATATTAGTTCTTCATGTTTATCTCCTGCGTACTCCCTTACCTTGATGGGGTCTGTACTGAAGCGAATCTTCCTAGAAGGGGGCGGGTCCTCCTCCATAGGCAGCCCAACAATCTCCACACAGCTGGACTCTGGCTCGTAGCGGTCgtcatcctcttcctcctcctcgtccACCTGGCTCCCTCCAAAGTCCTCCCCTACTGCGCTGTAGGTACTGATATCCACAGAGTCCCGTCCCGACTGGTCCTCTCTGACTGTCCTGTCTTCCTCGTCATCTGCATCCTTATACCCCTCCTGCTTGAACATTTCACCCCCCTTTGGAGAGCTCTGCTTCTCTGACATGATTTCTCCATTTTCCACAGAGATGTCACCTTGCAGTGATGTGCTTTTAAGCTCCCTTGCAGCAGAGTATTCCTCAGATTTAACCTCAGATTTTGCTTCCACGCCTGCATCTGCAACTGTCTTTTCTCTATGCTCTCCTACAGAGCTGAAATGTTCAGCAGTTTGGGTGTTTTGGCCCCCGTTAATGCCTTCAGATGGGGGTGTCATCCTCCCCCTTTGGCCCCTTTGAGATCCATCTTGCCCGTTCTGACTCTTAATCTCATCTTCCTTGTTGCTTGCTGCAAAATTACAAGCcctttttgtgattattttggaGTTCAAGACACCCACCTTGGCGCTGACCCCCCTGGAGGGGAGAggtggggtggaggagaggCGATGGAGGTTGTTTCTGAGCTCTGCTGCACGTTCAAAGACTGCACTGAGCTGACTGACTGTGGGGGACACAGCATCACTGGTGTCCAGGCTGTCCAGAGACTCTGTGCTGCCATTGAAACGAGCCACCACGTCCAGCCTGCCATCCTGGAAGCCCGAGGCCTTGTCTGTCTTGAGGAGGACTCTGGTGGTGGCCAGTTTCTCCTGCTGCTgcctctcctgctgctgctcgAAGATGCGGCGTGTCTCTTGCAGCTTTGAGTAGCTGGGTGAGGAGGCCCGCTGGTGCCCATTTTCAGGTTTGGTGTCGAACTTGTTCACACGCTCGGACACGGTGGATCCGAGCTTCAGGAGCGCGCTGTGGTCCACGTTTTCATTCAGACTCCCTGCTCTGGGGAGGGTGAGGCGTGCCGACTTGTCCGCGTTCTTGGCGACGTCCTCCCCATCTGCATCGGCTGGGGATGTGGTCTGCATCTGCTGGAACATGTTTTTGATACGGTGCACATTAGAGCCGTACCTGCGCCCTCGGGGGCCCTCCTGCAGGTCCCCGTTCGCTGCATTGTCTTTGACGGGCTTCAGGGCCTGCATCCCCGCCTCGTACGCGTTTCGGTGCGGGGATGGGCTCCTGAGCGTGGAGCCAGAGCCGGTGCTCTTGGATGTGGATTCGGTCTTCATCATGGTCATTCAAGCGTCACAACGGATGCTCAGCGACGGCATGTCTCCAGTCTCAACACCCCGGTGGCGAATCTGTGTTATCCACCAGCAGCCCCAGACTACACCGGCAGAtggagagaaacaaaaacaacagctcGCATTAAAGGCCTGCCTGCATCCGCTGCAATTCTCGTCCAATGCAACGGAGAAAGTGAGCACGATGCATCTGTCATTAGCTCGCTTGCAGTACCAACAATGCAAACCTAGCCCTTACAGATATATGCAGTCATTAGTCATTGAAAAATATTCGTACAGAGAAGTAGAGCAGTAATGAGCCGCAGATTTACCGCAGCTGACGACAGATTGCTTACGTTTAATCCCTTTTTGCAGGCAGCATCATTTTGATCTCTTCATTCTGTGGAGCTGCAGATTTCTGGTCCTCCTCTAGCAGCGGCAGAGTGCTGCTGCATGGAGCCGGGGGCAGCTGGGTCCTAGTGCCCGTCTGCCAGGTCCACTTACTACTGCTACCATACAATCATAATTTATAATGCCATGAATACCGAAATGATATGTTCAAGTAttcatggaaaaataaattagGTAGTTGTAGTAGTATGTGCTGAGGAGAGGAACGGGTATGATTTAGTATACTTAGGCAAGCAACTGCTTCCCAAACAGCATGGAAAAGTCACTGCTTAAGCCAGCCTTTAACTGAAATAACCTGTTTCTAAAACGAAAAtctaaaaaagaataaattaaaGGAGGTTAGTCCTGTGTAGCACACGTtttaaaaacctaaaaacaCGACAGAAGTTGTGTGCATGGTTACAACTGCACGGAGCTAGCATAACAATGAAATAGCAATAGCTAGTTAGCTTATCTCGTCAGAACCGTTAGCGAAAACAAACGTGTTATTTGTGCTTAAACTCGACATAAAACTTTATTAAACTACTTACAAGTTAACTTAAAACAACACGTAATTAagtaaaaacactcaaaattaTATTCATGAAGGACGTGTGCATTTTTTGAGAGAATATGCTTGAAACAGCTAATCGCTACTAGCTAAAATTAATATGCAGCTAGCTCAGCAGTTCTCCCTGAAGCCTTTCCAAAGCTTTTAGGAGAGAAGCTGATCCCACTGAAtcaacaagaaaataaaagatgtaTTATTAAAAGTAAACCGCAATTTTGATCCTAAAAGAACTGCTACACATTATTTAAGAGAACTGTAGAATTACTGTATTATTGAGATAATGGACAGCATTCTTTAGGTGCTCTTTGGCATGGGATTCATCTtgttttattagaaaaaaaacctcaaagtCAGTCActtcaaacaaataaaactggTACATTCACTCTGTAGTTACAAGTGGCCCAAATCTGATTTCTTTAGTTTATATGTGACTCAAATCTGGTTTCCTTTTGACTGTTAACACAATTACACTGAATCTGATTTTTCCacatcagattcaggccacttcaTATGTGGTCAGGGTTGCCAGGTGTGGGTGACAAATCTGGCCTAATGGCTGATAAAAACTAGCCAAAACCAAGCCCAAAGCTGAAACTCAGCATAAGCCAGTTAAACCTCTGCCACAACACATATTGCTTGTCTGCATGCAGGTGTACAGCTTCTGTGTGTGGCGTGCATGTCTATGTGGCACAGTGGATCTCTGGTTGTGTGCCATGttctctgttttcctgcttctctgctggttgattGAGTTGTATTATAGGGTAAATAAAGTAGTTTATTATGCTTTGGACattaaatacacatacacaagacATCAAAATTGGGTCAGCTCAACCCgcagacaaaaaaatctacccgCGACAGTACCTAAAAAGCAGCCCAATTCCCGCAGACCTGGTAACCCTGTATGTCGTACTGAGTCAGATACATAGCTGATCTTTTGGAATTTGACCACAGTGtaaacagccaaacaaaaaaaatgaacaaatatcaAAACTGAGCATTAATGTCTGAAGTGTGAACATACAGCCTTTACCCATCCCCTTTTGGTGCCCCTATTAGAGGGACCCAGACCCTCTAGGTTGGCAaccacactgtaaaaaacagcatcagtttTACCCAGAAACACTGAGTTGAACTAACTTAGTTTTTCGTAACCTGTTATAAACACTTATAAACAATTTATTTGTACTCCTTGGCCACAAAAGACACTCAATTTAGGTTTActtgttttaaacaaattaagtgTTTGATCTTATAAGTTTAATGAGCTAGCTTAGCAATCTGTAAACTTGAAACCGTTAGATAAATGTGTTGAATAGCTTATTGAGTAAAACATGACTGTACCTAACTTAATTTGACAGATGACTGACAATTGCCTCATCTCTCTTAAAACAATGGCATAATTGAAATAGACTGGTTGTGCAAATTGCTGAAACAAACACTAGCTAAGTAAACTGGTTAGCTACTCCCAAGTATTGCAGTATATTCAAATCAGGCTGTCACTTatggtgttgaaaaatgaagacattGCAGGAGTGCGGGATGTGATGCAGTTCcccgagtgtccacttgaggctggctgtagAAGTACTGGAAGTCACATACACACCTTagattaaaatgccttttgTTCCAGCAGAAATGTGCATGCTTAAAGCCTGGTGCCAAATGCTATTTGAGTTGTAATAGTTCATTCCTTTAAGGTCACATACTGTGCAGGGGATCAATTTTTTATAACTTGTCAAATCTGGTTTTAAGGAGGTTACAGGTGATGCATAATTAGTGGTAACAGATGCAAGCTAGCGCATTGTAGGTGTTTGTAAACCACCTCGCTGTGTCTAGACCGATCTAAAATTAGTCTGAGACAGTGTTTTCATGACGGCAACCGCCATGGATTGATTTCCAAAGCTCCTGTCGGTAACCAAAGGGCTGACGTCTTTCAGGCTTGGTCAAATATATGTTTCAAATATGATATTGTCCTAATAAAGTACTGTCCACAATATAATTAAACatcctgaatttaaaaaacagaattggaGCATGTCTGATTAGCTTGCGAATTAATCTAGTGGATTATGTAATAGTAAGGTCATTAACATCAGAACACTAGAATAtaccttttattaattttaagcTTTAAACATACTTAAACACCATTACAATTAGCTGAAACCCCatttgaaacactgaaacatccAATTTAAGGCGGCTATAGCCTATAGGGAACAAAACCAGCTTTAGGACCCAGTAAATCTTCACTCACGTCAAACCTCTATGGCCAATAACATCAGTCATTAGCAAGGCACATTGTTGCTTCCTGCAATCTGCATCTGTACTGATAGGTTCAATAAATATTACCACTGAAAGCAGACAAAGCATCACTATTTATGTGCTTGAGGgctgtttttaaatctgcatCGTCTTGGTTTGGTATTTTAAAGAGCTGATTTAACTTCAAGGGTAACGCATTCATGCAGCTGTTCCAGTACAGACATTGAATATAACATGTGGTTTCTTTTCAAGCTGTCCTTCATTTTTATTAACGGACACTTCAAAGGCCGAGTTTTGAGAACATTATAAAGAGAACTAAAGCCTGCAAAGACTAAAATGCAGTCAAATCATGTACATTTCTTTCAGTGAGGCAGCAGTGCCTTTCAGTGGTTTTATCTAAGTCTATATTATATATGccctaaatgaaaaaaatagatgaatttttttttttaatcgtaaAAGAAGCCCATAGCAAGACAACCTTTAGGTAAAAGgtcaaagttgcaaaatggttagataaaaaatgtattaatatgACAATacatcagaaaataacagaatATGAAGCTTAATAATGGGATCAATCAAATTTTACTAAGGGTGAATTATTCATTGCTAGGAATTCTGCTCAttcaaaatatgtattttttgttacCTATCTAGAACATTGTGCTCCTTTTGATATCATGTGACACGCGTCAatcaagaaaaaatataaaagaaacacagagtaataaaaaatgacattgaaAGAGAATACATTAAACTAAAATTCAACTTAGCTAAaatttaatacaaaataataatgatgtttGTCTGTTACTCTGCATCTCAATATTTACACTTTATAGAAAGAAGGGAATCAGAATTTATATGAGCATTTAAAGGGAAACTATTTTAATCAGATGTGTATCTCGTGTGCTGTAAGTAATCCTATTAGGGAGATTAACGTCCTGGACAGTGATATCATTAGCCTGCAGGCATCATCGTATTTATTTTCTGATATAAAAGGTATAACTTAAGCCATCAGAAACACCTGATTGAGTCAAAAGTGCAATATCCCCTAATGAATGCAAATATAAAGTAGCAGACAATGGAAATACTTGAGCTTAATACCTTAAATTAAACATAAGGTTTTAAAGACATACTTTATGGGGTGTCCAGACCTTTTCATTGAGGCCCAGATACTAAAACACATAAGAATAATGGGACCACTTTGCAGTATCTCACCTTAATGTAATAAAGTTAGTAAACACAATCTATTGATATGATTTATAACTGATTAATTTGAAGGGAAAAACTGCCTTTATCACATCTTTCTGATAATGGCTGTCCCGGCAAAAAGCCAGTCATTATTATGGATTTTTGGGTTGCAGATCTGATTTTTGGGGCCCTGGTCAGCCCAGGACACCACTAGATCCTGGTGAGGATGACAGTGCCCTCTGTGCAGCAGAGAGGGAAGCCACTGATGGCTTAACTCATTCAGATATAAAAGAAGATCAAACTGCATGAAGCTTCCAACTTTATGGAGTGAAGGTGCTCAAAGATGATTAGAGCAGTTTTGTAAATTAGACATTGAGACAGAGCCAACAGGGGAGGAAATGAGTGTGATTTTTGCTGCCATTTTCAGCTGTaatccttttgtctttattcatcagGGTGTTATGATTCAGAATAtcattattgttttgttttttaatataatatattCGATTAATGGTTTAATGTCAGCAAAATTATCAGTTTAAATTCAACTCCCATAGTGTAAAATGTAACACTCTATCAGAGTTTATATACAGGTTCTTGgttatatttacatttcaagACTAGTGTtgcttttttggattttttggttggggtttttcctttatttcaatAGGACAGTTGAAGAGAGACGGAAATATGGGCAgagaaaatggaggaaaaaatacACTAAACAGAGACCAGACTGGGAATCAATTCTAAATCCAGTTGACAATAGTCTCTACCAAATTAGCAGAAGTGGTGCCCCACAGTATTTAACTAACAATGCCTCCTTGTGTAGAACATCTGTGGCAAAGTAGAGAGTCCCCCCGCAAGAATGCtgtacagaaacaaaaaaatgttctaGAAAACACCTTCTGATGTATTCCTGTactccattttttattttaaatgatatacttcttcttcttcttgtctcAAGCACAAGTTATTCAGGTGCCTAAGATCCTTTCAGTCCAGTCCAATGTAGACATTTTATAACAGCTTTTGCTGGTTCACAGTGTTTCCAGATGAGAAGTGACTTCTGTGATAGATATTTGATCCCAGTCTCAgtctttttctctccacagGTATAGGCTGGAACCCACTGActgtggataacttcacccatggtgcaaaagtgtctaccATCAAAAATAAGAGTAATCCACTGGgtacatgagcaaaggaatcctaACAGTGATCACAGTGCAACAGACAACAACAAGGATCTAAAACATCTAAACCACTTGCCCAAggacatgatgggaaaactccaccTACATATTCTTCCAGATTTGATGTGACAGCAGGTGAAGCTTAGATCAACTGACTCTGTACAGAgttggatcaacactgtcaaataacttcTAACATTGACGACAGTTCATCTCAGACTTGAGTTTAGATTGTACTTAAGGGGTAAAaataaactctgaaatgtttaacgcTGAGATTTCATTATTCTGGAATCATCTGGGATTTGTTGCTTTCAAAATGTTTACAGATTTAGCAGAGCAGCACTGCCCAGTGttgaaatgaagtaaaattcagtcaagcacaagctttatGTTCTAACGCAGGTCATATTTCATTCAGTatttaaaatttgcaaatactttGCACACCCGTGCTTTGTGGCTTTCAGTACTGTACATTTGTGCTTTAAGTCCTTGGTTCTCAACTCTGTAGTGGTTTAAGGACCCAGATGTTgcagagtctttttttttttttttgctagttGCCGCTTAAAACCAATGAAGTAGAAGTTTAAAGTTTGGTTTTATGCTGCTAGTTCAGCACGGTTTGATGTAAAATCCTACAGAATGTATGAATGATGAGTTTTCTTAAAGGATAAATGGGACCAAAATGAAGTGTGAAGCCATCAAGCAGACATAATGTCATGCTTTGTCCCATCACAGGTCCAAACTCCTTTATTCTTCATTGTTTCATTTGGCAGCTGGAAATGTAAAGATTTGGGTCACATTTAGTCATCATAACAGTAGGGGGGGACTTTTGCCTTGAATGCCTGATTTTATGTCACCAGATGAGGAATAATTGGTTGTCTGATTTACTTGCAGACGGCCTGCCGGATGTTTTTAGGTGAGCGAGGCAAAAATAGCTCTGACATGTCTCTGGCTGTGACCAAGCCCCTCTCCGCTTGGCTCTGTCAATCACTGGCCCAAACAAGATGgcaggctgcaggagctggcTCTTCTTTTTAACAGGCAAGTTTATTCATTAAATCCTACTCTACATGTAATGTTACAGCACCAGAAAGCCTTCTTATCATCAGGTCTGTGGTAATAAGTGTAAATATTGTCTCCTGATTGCAGCTGTCTAGGATCGTAGGCCTCTATGTCTGACTTCAACTAGTGCTTCTgtgttgtcatattttaaagtcaAGTTTAAGTCTTTGTTAGCCATTTTAAACCACTCAGATTAATCATTTggtgatatttttttcaactttctcACAGTTTGTGCTGTCAGCTTGCTCGGGGCCAAAGCAGAGATCAAATTGAACATTCCTGTGGGGAGGTTTTTTTCATACGAGCTGCTGAGAGAGACTTTCCAGAACGACTTTGAACCGTTGTCAAAACTTTACTGTGAGAGTCCAAATCAAATTATTACTTCTCTTTGTTTCAAAGAAACCTTTATTGTAAAGATTTTCCTGTTCTGCTCTTACgtctcttttttatgtttctaaagCTGGACGCTTGTATGATGACCCCATGATTTTTAAGTGCAACCTGCAGAGTTTCCCAGACCTCCCTGAGTGGCTCCGCTTCACCCAGAGGCATCCCTTTGATAATGGCTTCCTGTACGGCACGCCAATGTCCCCAGGGAAAAGTATAATTGAGGTATGAAGTCAACATTTACACCATTAATTAGAAGGCTGAGAGTATTGTATATTTTCTGTTCCTGTAGATAATAGGACACTCACTTGAATCCACAGATATATCGTTACAAACATGCAGCTGTCTGACACACTGGTGGTAAATGTCTGGTTTTGTTGTCAAATCCCAAGAGACAAAAGCTCTGGCTTTCTCTCCAGAGCCGTTATTTTGAAGCAGCATTAAATATTCAGGGAGATGCACGTCTTTGAAGAAGAAGCGGTGGAAAGTTTGAAGTGGCTTTAAAGTCTCAATCAAACAGCATGAAGCTGGGAGTATGATGGTGTTTGGATGCAAGCAAAGATTATAACTGACTCAAATCACTTTTTATTCTAACAAATTCAGGACATTTTAGGGGTTAAGGATGATTATATTTTAggttttctttaatatttaacatGCATGGAATCCTTGTATATTAGCAAATACACAGCTATCAATCCAATGAtgctttttcaatttaaaagtgaagatgaaatttaaaaagtgcatgGAAAATGGAAAAGGTGTGAATAAAAACGCAGATTTTCTTGGTCTTAATTGACTAAAATATTATCCAGAATGAATCTAGCACCAAGAAAAGTCAAGCTTCATAGGTATACACACAAATCTAGCCAACAAATGTGATAAAATCAAAATCTGGAATTTGCAGCTATAGtaaatacacacaaaataaatcattcattcatttaaatcaACTAGAAGTCCATTTGTTTCTCTGGGAATCCCAGTGATAGCCAACATGCCTGTAAAAGTCCTCCTGTCTCTTACATTTCCATCCAAAATGTACTGTTtgtacattaaaaatgtcatttctgCAGTAATTTTCATAGAAACCATTAACAGTGTGTTAGCTTACAGGCTATAACAAGTCATGTACTTTCCATTTTAATATGAACTAAAGTCATATTTATTAGTTTGATTGGAAATATAGCATGACTTTCCAGACCATTTTGGcagttttaaatatgttttaaaatgtaggtGAAAAGTTAGATGGTGTACTTAAATAAAAACTGGTTAGTCAGCAtagaaacaaatatttaactGGCTAAACAAGTATGCTAAGCTTAGCTTGGCTCATTCAGCTCATACGTCTTcttaatgaaatatttcacaaaatatGCAACATTCTGGCAGGATATCTTCCTCACCTTCTTCTTGGCATGTAATATTAGTCCTGTTTTTGTCTGGGTAATTATCTGAAAAATCCAAACTTCTCAGTGGCAAAACTATAAAAAATCATCCTCCTGCAATGGCTACAGGTAGTTTAGGCTTCTGATCATTTGTAAATAAGTGCACTTCTTTGTGTTGGACACCAGGAGGCATCATAGGTATATTCACCAAGATAGTCATGTCAACCACATTCATAAGTGGAGGGTTAAAAGTGCAGTACACAGAATCTGCCACTAAGGGCTtccaatcaaaacaataatcAAAGTAAATAAAGGTATTCGACCTCCTAAACAttacaccagtggttttcaaccctGGGGTCAAGATTCCCTCTTGGGACcagttttaccaaatgttaacccttttcatcactttttaacaccaattttgccaattttagtacatttttggcagttaaaacccatttttgtcaattttaaatcctttccatcacttttctgcctgtttttgccacttcaaaatcagtttttgcctctttctgcctattgttgcgtctgttgacccattattgcctctatcaaccacttttttcatccttttgcCCATCTAAACCAcaattaaccaatttttgcctggttatatcaatttttcatcccattccacccaATTTCCACAACTTTATAGCCATTTCACCCATATTTAA
Protein-coding regions in this window:
- the ppp1r9bb gene encoding neurabin-2, with the protein product MTMMKTESTSKSTGSGSTLRSPSPHRNAYEAGMQALKPVKDNAANGDLQEGPRGRRYGSNVHRIKNMFQQMQTTSPADADGEDVAKNADKSARLTLPRAGSLNENVDHSALLKLGSTVSERVNKFDTKPENGHQRASSPSYSKLQETRRIFEQQQERQQQEKLATTRVLLKTDKASGFQDGRLDVVARFNGSTESLDSLDTSDAVSPTVSQLSAVFERAAELRNNLHRLSSTPPLPSRGVSAKVGVLNSKIITKRACNFAASNKEDEIKSQNGQDGSQRGQRGRMTPPSEGINGGQNTQTAEHFSSVGEHREKTVADAGVEAKSEVKSEEYSAARELKSTSLQGDISVENGEIMSEKQSSPKGGEMFKQEGYKDADDEEDRTVREDQSGRDSVDISTYSAVGEDFGGSQVDEEEEEDDDRYEPESSCVEIVGLPMEEDPPPSRKIRFSTDPIKVFATYPNEDYDRRNEDVDPMAASAEYELEKRVERLDLFPVELEKDGDGLGISIIGMGAGADMGLEKLGIFVKTVTEGGAAHRDGRIQVNDLIVEVDGTSLVGVTQSFAASVLRNTSGTVKFVIGREKPGEQSEVAQLIQQTLEQERWQREMMEQRYNQYMDEQEGGEYGTDEEEDDDEEVSPPYPSAIEVFDLAENEDMSPLETDPEKLAHKYKELQIKHAVTQAEIQQLKRKLHHAEQEKQRWRMDKAQLETTLQENKERMEKLEGYWMEAQSLCQAVDEHLKETQSQYQALERKYSKAKRLIKEYQQKEIEYLKKETQRCAQVGAEASQLKEESGQLQEQVADLECRVEELKSEPL